The stretch of DNA ACTGGTTTTGCCTGTAACAATCTGATAAACCTCGGTATCTGCCAATAGCACCAGTACCTTCTCAGAGACCGTTACCGGGATGGTGACAACCTCTTTAGAGCCGATTTTAGCTGTTAATTGGGCGGACCCTGTGCCCACAGCTTTAAGCTTACTGCCTTCTACAGTAAACACAGTCTCATTGCTTGAAAACCACTGCACCGCGTTACTAAAGTCCTTCTCTTCTTCATCCAGCAACGTACCAGTCACTTTCGGAGCCGATTTGGACTCGCCATTCAGCAAGCTCAAACTGGTTGGATCTGCTTCGAATTTAGTTACCGTAGGATGCACAGTAACATTAAATTCTTTGCTAAGCCCCATATAAGAGACCTTGATCGTAGAGCTTCCAACAGCTTTCGCTGTAATCTGGCCCTTGTTTACAGTGACTGCAAGCGGATTGGAAGAGGTCCATTCAGCGGCATCCGTTACCGAACTCGTACCTCCATTGCCGCCAGTAGTGGCCGGAGCATTTCTGACCTCCACCCCGACGCTTTCAGATTGGTTCAAGAACATCACCGGATTCTTCACGAAATCCTTGTTTGTAAGTAACAAGGACTCATAAGGATTACGGACATAAACATCAACAGAAGCCGTAGACCCGAGATAACTCGCTGTAATGGTTGTTTTACCAAGAGAAATTGGCTGCAGCTTACCGTCTACAATTTTTGCTACGGATTCGTTAGAGGAATTCCATTTCACCTTGTCTGTAACTTCAGTGCCTGCGGCTGTGTCAGTGCTGGACAGCTTGGCAAATGCCTTTAATTCTTTGGCTGCGTCGCCAACCAGCATCTCCTGATCGCCATTTGGTTCAATAACCAGCTTACCGTAAGGCAGGACAACTTTTACCTTCACGGAAGCTGTAACGCCTTTATATGTAGCTGTTACCGTGGCGGTACCTTTGTCTACAAGCTCCACTTTACCCTTATCTACCTTGAGGACCGAGCTGTCAGAAGTCGTCCAATCGGCGACTGTGGATACATCATTGCTGCCGTCTGCAATCGCCTTAATAACTATTCCTTCTGTACCCAGCTTATATTCTACGTTATCAGCTTGGTCCAGTTTCAGCTCATCAACAGCATACTTAACTGTAACATTGATGTATTTAAGTGCGCTTTTGTATTTTGCTGTGATTTTTGCAGTACCTTTACTGAGCGGTGTCAACAGACCGCCATCTACTTTAACAACTCTGGCATCGGAAGAAATCCATGTTACATCATTCGTAACATCTTTCTTAGCGACAGAACCTTCAAGCGTTGCCAGCACACGAAGCTGCACTGTTCCTTCGTTAACGGTTAATT from Paenibacillus sp. CAA11 encodes:
- a CDS encoding Ig-like domain-containing protein, which gives rise to MSGNRKMTKWFLVVVLMLATVLPTSAFAATGDVTSIDFDTSESNIELTVNEGTVQLRVLATLEGSVAKKDVTNDVTWISSDARVVKVDGGLLTPLSKGTAKITAKYKSALKYINVTVKYAVDELKLDQADNVEYKLGTEGIVIKAIADGSNDVSTVADWTTSDSSVLKVDKGKVELVDKGTATVTATYKGVTASVKVKVVLPYGKLVIEPNGDQEMLVGDAAKELKAFAKLSSTDTAAGTEVTDKVKWNSSNESVAKIVDGKLQPISLGKTTITASYLGSTASVDVYVRNPYESLLLTNKDFVKNPVMFLNQSESVGVEVRNAPATTGGNGGTSSVTDAAEWTSSNPLAVTVNKGQITAKAVGSSTIKVSYMGLSKEFNVTVHPTVTKFEADPTSLSLLNGESKSAPKVTGTLLDEEEKDFSNAVQWFSSNETVFTVEGSKLKAVGTGSAQLTAKIGSKEVVTIPVTVSEKVLVLLADTEVYQIVTGKTSPLPQTVTAVLENGNEVNVTTSIEWSMTGSTAVIKDGTIKGLVKGNTTLTGTYLNQTIKIPVSVEQEVIKIAVAPTSLQMNIKQSKSIKVTGFYANGKTINLSSKVNWVSSNEKVATVNKTSVKAVGEGTATLSGSYQGKAVSVTITVVPKLAKLTVSERKVVLAPGSAKTVNLTALYDTGSSSSVNSSAVWTSSKPNVATVNNGQIVAVAKGTASIKAKFGGKTVTVTVSVKK